One window of the Populus nigra chromosome 4, ddPopNigr1.1, whole genome shotgun sequence genome contains the following:
- the LOC133692913 gene encoding uncharacterized protein LOC133692913 yields the protein MKVHPTPKKRSITTTQYNDASRTLTPNAKKLKRLPHVFARVLELPFHSDTDVLVQETPDSFRFVANSENITIPDDYQAHAVEIFPGLTKIVVIKETDSGDHYPSMDELEIDTWRCRLPATVRPEMASARCIEGQLVVTVPKTLNLENFAGGQNVDDEANISWLDGLL from the coding sequence ATGAAGGTCCACCCGACTCCAAAGAAGCGAAGCATTACCACCACCCAATACAATGATGCTTCTCGCACCCTCACCCCAAACGCAAAGAAGCTAAAAAGACTTCCTCATGTATTTGCTAGAGTACTGGAACTTCCATTCCACTCAGACACTGACGTTTTGGTCCAAGAAACTCCAGATTCTTTCCGTTTCGTGGCAAACAGTGAGAACATAACCATTCCCGATGATTATCAAGCCCACGCAGTTGAGATATTTCCAGGGCTGACAAAGATCGTGGTAATTAAAGAAACAGACAGCGGTGATCATTATCCTTCCATGGATGAACTTGAAATCGACACGTGGAGGTGCCGGCTCCCGGCCACGGTGCGCCCGGAGATGGCGAGTGCGAGGTGTATTGAAGGACAGTTGGTTGTTACTGTTCCAAAGACCCTGAATTTGGAGAATTTTGCTGGTGGGCAAAATGTTGACGACGAAGCAAATATAAGTTGGCTTGATGGATTGCTTTGA